From Streptomyces sp. TLI_053, a single genomic window includes:
- the mtrA gene encoding MtrAB system response regulator MtrA, translating into MKGRVLVVDDDSALAEMLGIVLRGEGFEPFFVADGDRALAAFRETKPDLVLLDLMLPGRDGIDVCRQIRAESGIPIVMLTAKTDTVDVVVGLESGADDYVTKPFKPKELVARVRARLRRAEEPTPEQLTIGDLVIDVAGHSVKRDGRGIPLTPLEFDLLVALARKPWQVFTREVLLEQVWGYRHAADTRLVNVHVQRLRSKIEKDPERPEIVVTVRGVGYKAGPS; encoded by the coding sequence ATGAAGGGACGCGTCCTCGTCGTTGATGACGACTCCGCACTGGCCGAGATGCTCGGCATTGTGCTGCGTGGTGAGGGTTTTGAGCCGTTTTTCGTCGCGGATGGGGACAGGGCGCTAGCCGCGTTCCGGGAGACCAAGCCGGACCTGGTCCTGCTCGACCTGATGCTGCCCGGCCGGGACGGCATCGACGTCTGCCGGCAGATCCGGGCGGAGTCCGGCATTCCGATCGTCATGCTGACCGCCAAGACCGACACGGTGGACGTCGTGGTCGGCCTGGAGTCGGGTGCCGACGACTACGTGACCAAGCCGTTCAAGCCCAAGGAACTGGTGGCCCGGGTGCGGGCCCGGCTCCGCAGGGCCGAGGAGCCGACTCCGGAGCAGCTGACCATCGGCGATCTGGTGATCGACGTGGCCGGTCACTCGGTGAAGCGCGACGGCCGGGGCATCCCGCTGACCCCGCTGGAGTTCGACCTGCTGGTCGCGCTGGCCCGCAAGCCGTGGCAGGTGTTCACCCGCGAGGTGCTGCTGGAGCAGGTCTGGGGCTACCGGCACGCGGCGGACACCCGGCTGGTCAACGTCCATGTGCAGCGGCTGCGCTCCAAGATCGAGAAGGACCCGGAGCGTCCCGAGATCGTGGTGACCGTCCGCGGCGTCGGCTACAAGGCCGGGCCCAGCTGA
- a CDS encoding LpqB family beta-propeller domain-containing protein, with protein sequence MRRTSTRTELRLAGTAGALVGALLAAGCAAMPDSGGVTKIELSKNSAEKNLQVRIFPVEPAKGAGPQDLLAGFLDALTADDSYTTARKYLTPDARTSWNPEAGIKVLAANPGHINVGVTDNDTEVSIPVRGQLVSQVDDRHSYGESPRPIEFNFSFVREKAGEWRIDKLPDGLILNEVNFRNSYRQVDRFYYAAPDPSAPTAASVTNQDVLIADPIYLRRRIDPLGSAVRALVSGPSTWLTPVARSAFPAGLGPGAVDSVTLDDNRTGHVTLVGVDLGSATACRRMATQLLYTLADQGTGQVERLELKAKHGGPVCQASRADEPATGPGSLAGQMSPRQFYQRADDGVLHETRGDAVGEPVHGPLGRVQPSGRPLGAVAVARDGERAAAISADGHQLFTVPFLDSLSAMPQPVLTTPSRPGSKGDDGLTSPTWDGRGDLYVVDRDPAGPRVLMVRDKQAVPVAVDDLLGRSVQGVKVSSDGVRVALLLKEGKDSKDQRLWLGLLVHGGTKDAPTARITGLRLANPAFQEVLAVSWAEADQLLVLGKEKDKAQQLQYISTDGSQNRDARLLSGGEMVAAAASESRGTNGVPVPPVLALEKETGKPYRLVNNQWRELVLPYKASAFVYPG encoded by the coding sequence GTGCGAAGGACCAGCACCAGGACTGAGCTGCGGCTGGCCGGGACGGCGGGCGCGCTGGTCGGTGCCCTGCTGGCCGCCGGCTGCGCGGCGATGCCGGATTCCGGGGGCGTCACCAAGATCGAGCTGTCCAAGAACTCGGCGGAGAAGAACCTCCAGGTCAGGATCTTCCCGGTGGAGCCGGCCAAGGGGGCCGGGCCGCAGGACCTGCTGGCCGGGTTCCTCGACGCCCTGACCGCCGACGACAGCTACACGACGGCGCGCAAGTACCTGACGCCGGACGCCCGGACCAGCTGGAACCCCGAGGCGGGCATCAAGGTGCTCGCCGCCAACCCGGGCCACATCAACGTCGGCGTGACCGACAACGACACCGAGGTGTCGATCCCGGTCCGCGGGCAGCTGGTCTCCCAGGTGGACGACCGGCACTCGTACGGCGAGTCGCCGCGCCCGATCGAGTTCAACTTCTCCTTCGTGCGGGAGAAGGCGGGCGAGTGGCGGATCGACAAGCTGCCGGACGGGCTGATCCTCAACGAGGTCAACTTCCGCAACAGCTACCGCCAGGTCGACCGGTTCTACTACGCCGCGCCCGACCCGTCCGCGCCCACCGCGGCCTCGGTGACCAACCAGGACGTGCTGATCGCCGACCCGATCTACCTGCGGCGCCGAATAGACCCGCTGGGTTCGGCGGTCCGCGCGCTGGTCTCGGGGCCGTCGACCTGGCTGACGCCGGTCGCCCGTTCGGCCTTCCCGGCAGGGCTCGGGCCCGGCGCGGTCGACTCGGTGACCCTGGACGACAACCGCACCGGACACGTGACGCTCGTCGGGGTCGACCTCGGCAGTGCCACCGCCTGCCGGCGGATGGCCACCCAGCTCCTCTACACCCTCGCCGACCAGGGCACCGGACAGGTCGAACGGCTCGAGCTCAAGGCCAAGCACGGCGGTCCGGTCTGTCAGGCGAGCCGTGCCGACGAGCCCGCGACCGGGCCCGGCTCGCTGGCCGGGCAGATGTCCCCCCGGCAGTTCTACCAGCGGGCCGACGACGGCGTGCTGCACGAGACGCGCGGGGACGCGGTCGGTGAGCCCGTGCACGGGCCGCTGGGGCGGGTGCAGCCGAGCGGGCGGCCGCTGGGCGCGGTCGCGGTGGCCCGCGACGGCGAGCGTGCCGCGGCGATCAGCGCCGACGGCCACCAGCTCTTCACGGTGCCGTTCCTGGACTCGCTGTCGGCCATGCCGCAGCCGGTGCTCACCACCCCGAGCCGTCCGGGCTCGAAGGGTGACGACGGGCTGACCTCGCCGACCTGGGACGGGCGCGGCGACCTGTACGTGGTGGACCGCGACCCGGCCGGGCCGCGGGTGCTGATGGTGCGGGACAAGCAGGCCGTCCCGGTCGCGGTGGACGACCTGCTCGGGCGCTCGGTGCAGGGCGTCAAGGTGTCCTCGGACGGCGTGCGGGTCGCCCTGCTGCTGAAGGAGGGCAAGGACAGCAAGGACCAGCGGCTCTGGCTGGGGCTGCTCGTCCACGGCGGGACCAAGGACGCCCCGACCGCGAGGATCACCGGGCTGCGGCTGGCCAACCCGGCGTTCCAGGAGGTGCTGGCGGTGTCCTGGGCGGAGGCCGACCAGCTGCTGGTGCTGGGCAAGGAGAAGGACAAGGCCCAGCAGTTGCAGTACATCAGCACCGACGGGTCGCAGAACCGGGACGCGAGGCTGCTGAGCGGCGGGGAGATGGTCGCCGCCGCCGCGTCGGAGTCGCGGGGGACCAACGGGGTGCCGGTGCCGCCCGTGCTGGCGCTGGAGAAGGAAACCGGCAAGCCCTACCGGCTGGTCAACAACCAGTGGCGGGAGCTGGTGCTGCCGTACAAGGCCTCCGCGTTCGTCTACCCGGGCTGA
- a CDS encoding ComF family protein encodes MPRTSAAPRRQSHQGPFAHTLTGLLDALLPAPCTGCGADLGHLCPDCRDLLATTPPAPVAALPRAYAAAPYDGPVRRLLLAHKERGALGLAGPLGDALARAVRSALGPCPGPAPLLLVPVPSARAAVRARGHDPTLRLARAAAGALRREGLEARAVPLLRHARPVADQAGLSAAERHHNLRDALTVRPPGRLRRSGRPGPAGYRPVLVDDLVTTGASLVEAARALSAAGLPPAAAATVAAAVPHHHRHRPDTPGR; translated from the coding sequence GTGCCCCGGACCTCCGCAGCACCCCGTCGGCAGTCCCACCAGGGTCCCTTCGCCCACACTCTGACCGGCCTCCTCGACGCGCTGCTCCCGGCCCCCTGCACGGGCTGCGGGGCCGACCTCGGCCACTTGTGCCCGGATTGCCGCGACCTACTCGCCACCACCCCTCCGGCGCCCGTCGCGGCCCTCCCCCGGGCGTACGCGGCCGCGCCGTACGACGGCCCGGTCCGACGGCTGCTGCTCGCCCACAAGGAGCGCGGCGCGCTGGGGCTGGCCGGACCGCTCGGCGACGCGCTCGCCCGGGCGGTGCGCTCCGCACTCGGCCCCTGCCCGGGGCCGGCGCCCCTGCTGCTGGTCCCGGTCCCCTCCGCCCGGGCGGCGGTCCGCGCCCGGGGGCACGACCCCACCCTGCGGCTGGCCCGCGCCGCCGCCGGGGCCCTGCGCCGGGAGGGGCTGGAGGCCCGCGCCGTGCCGCTGCTGCGCCACGCCCGGCCGGTCGCCGACCAGGCCGGCCTCTCGGCCGCCGAGCGTCATCACAACCTGCGCGACGCGCTCACCGTCCGACCGCCCGGCCGCCTGCGCCGGTCCGGCCGCCCCGGCCCCGCCGGGTACCGGCCGGTCCTGGTCGACGACCTGGTGACCACCGGCGCCAGCCTCGTCGAGGCGGCCCGGGCACTGTCCGCCGCCGGCCTGCCGCCCGCCGCGGCCGCCACGGTCGCGGCCGCCGTCCCGCACCACCACCGGCACCGCCCGGACACCCCCGGCCGGTGA
- the raiA gene encoding ribosome-associated translation inhibitor RaiA — protein sequence MDIVVKGRKTEVPKRFRDHVAEKLEKVQKFDTKAISLDVEVSKEHNPRQADRSDRVEITLRTRGPVIRAEAAAADPYAALDLASAKLDAQLRKSADRRRVHKGGSGSRTPISVAEATAALAALPEAKPSESGTNGAVRKTMMGSLEVEGEGPLVVREKTHPAAPMALDQALYEMELVGHDFYLFVEKDSGLPSVVYRRHGYHYGVIHLKADGSSVEGGGAGGAIGAGDDED from the coding sequence GTGGACATCGTCGTCAAGGGCCGCAAGACCGAGGTGCCGAAGAGGTTCCGGGATCACGTGGCCGAGAAGCTGGAGAAGGTCCAGAAGTTCGACACCAAGGCGATCAGCCTCGATGTCGAGGTGTCCAAGGAACACAACCCGCGGCAGGCCGACCGGTCCGACCGCGTGGAGATCACCCTCCGTACCCGTGGCCCGGTGATCCGGGCCGAGGCCGCCGCCGCTGACCCCTACGCGGCGCTCGATCTGGCCTCGGCGAAGCTCGACGCCCAACTGCGCAAGTCCGCGGACCGGCGTCGGGTCCACAAGGGCGGCAGCGGCAGCCGCACCCCGATCAGCGTCGCCGAGGCGACCGCGGCCCTGGCCGCGCTGCCCGAGGCGAAGCCGTCGGAGAGCGGCACCAACGGGGCCGTCCGCAAGACCATGATGGGATCCCTGGAAGTGGAGGGCGAAGGCCCGCTGGTGGTCCGGGAGAAGACCCACCCGGCCGCCCCGATGGCGCTCGACCAGGCGCTCTACGAGATGGAGCTGGTCGGCCACGACTTCTACCTCTTCGTGGAGAAGGACAGTGGCCTGCCGAGCGTCGTGTACCGCCGGCACGGTTACCACTACGGCGTGATCCACCTGAAGGCCGACGGTTCGTCGGTCGAGGGCGGCGGCGCCGGCGGTGCGATCGGTGCGGGCGACGACGAGGACTGA
- the mtrB gene encoding MtrAB system histidine kinase MtrB yields MYRADETPAGTATDGGGGAVRGDVLSSTVRSRRRRGPVALLALVNRQLRRPLHRVAALYRRSIQLRVVAATLLLSVVVVMVLGVVVVAQVRTGLLETKRSAARDQALAGFQTELKKIDDANDLRLRTPTTDPATEGLGTWLLQQVGDLAASGQNVYSVIAMLPGTGQTVQPEKAGLGPRYSADILPSSIPDSLKARVAQEPGQSFSQPTRIQRSPESRVGTEPGLVFGQQFTGPGNGSYQLYYVFSFGQETKTLGLVTGTLATAGVFVVIMMGGIAWLVVRQVVTPVRMAAGISERLAAGHLEERMKVTGTDDIARLGESFNRMANALQAQIRQLEELSRVQRRFVSDVSHELRTPLTTVRMAADLIYDSREDLDPMAARSAELLQGQLDRFESLLADLLEISRFDAGAAVLDAEPVDLREIVGRVVEAADPLAQAKGSAVVIRGDGEPVLAEVDSRRIERILRNLVVNALEHGEGRDVVVRLGSRDGAVAIGVRDYGIGLKPGEASRVFHRFWRADPSRVRTTGGTGLGLSIAVEDAHLHGGWLQAWGEPGGGSHFRLTMPRTRGGEISRAPFRLEPEDSRNNRGLGTYGAPYRRAARPAGATALTATDEQAVPETPDTSGNGFGSGLGGVLSIGPGLGRRPAEGPRADPSDVLPVGAGYGATGAQVMVDPTPGRPSVAQRTAGPDEDAGADGTGGTDTEGSRRAKDQHQD; encoded by the coding sequence ATGTACCGGGCCGACGAGACCCCGGCGGGTACCGCGACCGACGGGGGTGGCGGCGCCGTGCGCGGGGACGTACTGAGTTCGACCGTGCGCAGCCGCCGCCGACGGGGGCCGGTCGCCCTGCTCGCGCTGGTGAACCGACAGCTGCGGCGCCCCCTGCACCGGGTGGCGGCGCTGTACCGGCGGTCGATCCAGCTGCGGGTGGTGGCGGCCACGCTGCTGCTGTCGGTCGTGGTGGTGATGGTGCTGGGCGTCGTCGTGGTGGCGCAGGTGCGCACCGGGCTGCTGGAGACCAAGCGGTCGGCGGCCCGGGACCAGGCGCTCGCGGGATTCCAGACCGAGCTCAAGAAGATCGACGACGCGAACGACCTGCGGCTGCGGACCCCGACCACCGATCCCGCCACCGAGGGGCTGGGCACCTGGCTGCTCCAGCAGGTCGGTGACCTGGCGGCGAGCGGGCAGAACGTCTACTCGGTGATCGCGATGCTGCCCGGCACCGGCCAGACCGTCCAGCCGGAGAAGGCCGGCCTCGGCCCGCGCTACTCCGCGGACATCCTGCCCAGCAGCATCCCCGACAGCCTCAAGGCCAGGGTCGCGCAGGAGCCCGGCCAGAGCTTCAGCCAGCCCACCCGGATCCAGCGCTCGCCGGAGAGCCGTGTGGGCACCGAGCCGGGACTGGTCTTCGGGCAGCAGTTCACCGGGCCCGGCAACGGCAGCTACCAGCTGTACTACGTCTTCTCCTTCGGCCAGGAGACCAAGACCCTGGGGCTGGTCACCGGCACGCTGGCGACCGCCGGGGTGTTCGTGGTGATCATGATGGGCGGCATCGCCTGGCTGGTGGTGCGCCAGGTGGTCACACCGGTCCGGATGGCTGCCGGGATCTCCGAGCGGCTGGCCGCCGGGCACCTGGAAGAGCGGATGAAGGTCACCGGCACCGACGACATCGCCCGTCTCGGCGAGTCGTTCAACCGGATGGCCAACGCGCTGCAGGCGCAGATCCGGCAGCTGGAGGAACTCTCCCGGGTGCAGCGGCGCTTCGTCTCGGACGTGTCGCACGAGCTGCGCACGCCGCTGACCACCGTCCGGATGGCCGCCGACCTGATCTACGACAGCCGCGAGGACCTCGACCCGATGGCGGCCCGCTCCGCCGAGCTGCTCCAGGGCCAGCTCGACCGGTTCGAGTCGCTGCTCGCCGACCTGTTGGAGATCAGCCGCTTCGACGCGGGCGCGGCCGTCCTGGACGCCGAGCCGGTCGACCTGCGCGAGATCGTCGGCCGGGTGGTCGAGGCCGCCGATCCGCTGGCGCAGGCCAAGGGCAGCGCCGTGGTGATCCGCGGCGACGGCGAGCCGGTGCTGGCGGAGGTCGACTCCCGGCGGATCGAGCGCATCCTGCGCAACCTGGTGGTCAACGCGCTGGAGCACGGCGAGGGCCGGGACGTCGTGGTCCGGCTGGGCTCGCGGGACGGCGCGGTCGCGATCGGTGTCCGGGACTACGGCATCGGTCTCAAGCCGGGCGAGGCGTCCCGGGTGTTCCACCGGTTCTGGCGGGCCGACCCGTCCCGGGTGCGGACCACCGGCGGCACCGGCCTCGGCCTGTCGATCGCGGTCGAGGACGCGCATCTGCACGGCGGCTGGCTGCAGGCCTGGGGGGAACCGGGCGGCGGCTCGCACTTCCGGCTCACCATGCCGCGCACCCGCGGCGGGGAGATCAGCCGGGCGCCGTTCCGGCTGGAGCCGGAGGACTCCCGCAACAACCGGGGCCTGGGCACCTACGGGGCGCCGTACCGGCGGGCCGCGCGCCCGGCCGGGGCGACCGCCCTCACCGCGACCGACGAGCAGGCCGTCCCGGAGACGCCGGACACCTCCGGCAACGGGTTCGGCAGCGGCCTCGGCGGTGTGCTGAGCATCGGCCCCGGTCTCGGCCGCAGGCCCGCCGAGGGCCCGCGCGCGGATCCGTCGGACGTGCTGCCGGTCGGCGCGGGGTACGGTGCGACCGGGGCCCAGGTCATGGTGGACCCGACGCCCGGTCGGCCGTCGGTGGCGCAGCGGACCGCGGGGCCGGACGAGGACGCAGGGGCGGACGGCACGGGTGGAACGGACACGGAGGGGTCGCGGCGTGCGAAGGACCAGCACCAGGACTGA